The nucleotide sequence CTCAGCAATCTCCTTTTCGGATTGAAGTGGCAGGGCCAGTCGGCCCGTCGTCCCGTGCTTCCGCCTTCTGAGCATTATCGAGTCCTTTCCGGAGGTCTCGAAGGGCTTGCCGCCGGGAACCGCGCCAACACTAGGAAAGGACACCCATGCCTCTTTATGAGCATGTTTTTCTCGCGCGTCAGGATGCGAGCACCCAGCAGGTCGAAGAGTTGACCACCCAGATGACGGGCATCGTCGAAGGGCTCGGCGGCAAGGTCACCAAGACCGAGAACTGGGGCGTGCGCTCCCTCACCTACCGCATGAACAAGAATCGCAAAGCGCACTTCGTGCTGATGAACATCGATGCGCCCTCCTCCGCGGTCACCGAGATCGAGCGCCAGGAGCGGATCTCTGAAGACGTCATCCGCTACCTCACCGTCCGCGTCGAAGAGCACGAGGAAGGTCCCTCGGCGATGATGCGCAAGGCCGATCGTGATCGCGAGCGCGATGATCGCGGCGGCGGTTTCCGCGGCGACCGCGAAGGCGGCTTCCGTGGCGATCGTGAAGGCGGTGGATTCCGCGGCGACCGTGGCCCGCGCCGTCCGCGCGAAGACGCCGCTGTTGAAGCGACGGAAGAGGAGTAAGAATCATGGCTGAAGCTGGTGCACGCCGTCCGTTTTTCCGTCGCCGCAAGACCTGCCCGTTCACGGGTCCGAATGCGCCGAAGATCGACTACAAGGATTCCAAGCTGTTGATGCGCTACGTCTCCGAGCGCGGCAAGATCGTGCCGAGCCGCATCACGGCAGTGTCTGCCAAGAAGCAGCGTGAGCTCGCGCGCGCCATCAAGCGCTCGCGTTTCCTCGGCCTGCTGCCCTACGTCATTCGCTAAGGCATCTCCGATCGGCGGCGTCCGCGCCGCTGATCGTTATTCTTCATAAGGCTTCCGGGTCGTCCGGTCGCCGATGGTTGGGGTCGGGACGACCTCTAACCGCTCGAAAGGGGCGGGACAGCTGATGATCGCGGTTATTTTCATTGGTCTTGCGGCCGGCTGCGCGTCGGCGCTGATGTTCGTCTCGACGATCTCGGGCGCGCCGATCTCGTTGCTGCTCTCTTTATTCGCACCGCTACCACTAATGGTGACGGCGCTCAGTTGGGGACCGCTCAGCGCAACAATCGGCGGCATCGCGGCAGCTTCCGGCTTCGGCGCGCTTATCGGTCTGCCCCATTGCCTTGCTTTTGCGGTTGCCGTGGCATTGCCGGCCTGGTGGCTTGGCCATCTCGCGCTGCTGGGACGACCAACGGCTGCTGTCGAAGCGGACAACGGCACACACCCCGCGGCGGAGAATCTCGAGTGGTATCCGATCGGACGGATCCTGCTTTGGATCGTCGGCTTTGCCGTCATGTCCTCCATCGCGTCCTGGCTGGTCTTCGGCAAGGATGCCGATGCCATTGCCGCGGCCCTGCGAAGCGGGCTGACGAAAGCGCTTTCTGGCCGTGAAGGGTTATCGCCGAGCGACATCGAGCGGTTGGCTGACACACTTGTAACGATCTTCCGTGGCTTGTCGGCAATGCTCGTCGTGACGACGCTAACGCTCAACCTTTGGCTCGCCGCAAAAATATCAGCGATGTCCGGCCGGTTCCGTCGCCCCTGGCCGGACTTGAAGAACACAGCGCTGCCGCCGATGACGCTTGTAGCACTCTGCGGGACATTGGCATTCTGTTTCGCGGGCGGAGCCTTTTCGATAGCGGCGCAGATCATGACAGCCGCGCTCTTCATGGCTTACGCGCTCGTCGGTCTTGCCGCCGTTCACACGTTAACGCTGGCGCTGAAAAGCCGCGCGGTTTTGCTGAGCTGCACCTACGGGATCCTGGTGCTGTTGCCATGGACGGTCGTTTTGATGATCGCCCTCGGCCTTACGGAAGAAATTTTCGGATTGCGCCAACGTTACTTGCGCCGAAAACCGCCGCCTTTGCCCGCAGCCTGAAAATACAACCATTCACCTAAACTCGAGACTGAACACCTAATAAGGAGAACGAAAATGGAAGTGATCTTGCTGGAACGCGTCGTCAAGCTCGGCCAGATGGGCGAAGTCGTCCGCGTCAAGGACGGGTTTGCCCGCAACTTTCTGCTCAAGCGCGGCAAGGCGCTGCGTGCCACCGCCGACAACCGCGCCAAGTTCGACGGCATGAAGGCCGAACTCGAGGCCAACAACCTCAAGGCCAAGGGCGAAGCCAGCAAGGTCGCCGAGAAGATCAACGGTCGCAACGTCATCGTGCTGCGCCAGGCCTCGGAATCCGGCCAGTTGTTCGGATCGGTTAGCATTCGCGACATCATCGCCTCCTTCGAGGCCAACGGCGTCACCATCGACCGCAGCCAGGTCCTGCTCGACGCCCCGATCAAGACCATCGGCAAGCACGAGGTCTTGATTGCCGTGCATCCGGAAGTCGAAGCCACCGTCAGCGTCACCGTGGCGCGCAGCGCTGATGAAGCTGAGCGCATCAACCGCGGCGAGGACATCTCGACCCGTCAGGAAGACCAGGATGCCGCCGCCGAGGCGCTTGCCGCCGCCGGCGAGTTCTTCGATCCGGAAGCCCAGCACGACGACGTCGCGCCGGCGCCTGCTGAAACCGAGAAGTAACGCCTCTAGCGCGCCAACGAGTTTCAAGCCCGGCCCCTTCAGGCCGGGCTTGGGGTTCTGGCCGCCGCCTTGTCGTCCAGCATCGCGATCGAGGCCAGGGCCGTGGCGGTGTGTTTCTCGACGCCGTCCGTCACGCAAAACACGTCAGCCGCGACGACCGCGACCTGACGTCCGGGCTTGATCACGCGCGCGCGGCAGATCAGGCGCTCGCCGATAGCCGGCGACAACAGATTCAATTTGTATTCCGCCGTAAGCGCCGATTGCCCGCGCGAGGTCGCGGCCGCGATCGTCGTTGCGTTGTCGACGAGGAACGCGGTCACGCCGCCATGGAACAGGCCGTGCTGTTGCAACAGCTCTGGCCGCCGGTCGACCGCAAGCGTGCATGCGCCGCGCGTCAGCTCGGACAGTTCCGCCCCGATATGGGTCATAAAGCCTTGGCGGCCGACACTGTTGCGGATGCGGACCGCGATCGGCGCGAAGTCGGGATCGGTGCTCGCACTCATACGGTTTCTCCCGGTGTGTGGATCGCATCGGACGCGACCACCGCGCGGATCGCGCAGGCGATCAGGATTTCGGCTTGCTCCCTCGGATCGGTGCGCTCGCGGCCCGACAGCCATGCGCGGCAGAAGATCTGCGCCGGTCCGATGATCTGGCTGAAGAACACCGACGAAGTCATCGGCAGCAATTCGCCGCGCGCGACGAGCGGCGCGCGCCAGCGCTCGACGGCTTCGGCCAGGCGCGAATTCTGTGCGCGCTGCGCGCCGCGGATTTCCTCGGTCCATTCACTGCGGGATATCTCGAACAGATAGCGCGCCTCGCGCCTGGAATTGATGACCCACTCGAGATGGGCGCGGATCAGCCGCGTCACGCCTTCCCGCGCTCCGCAGGAATCATCGACCGCAGCGATGACGGCGGCGTGGTAACGGGCGAGAATTTCCAGGAACAGCGTGCCGGCCAGTTCCTTCTTCGACCCGAAGAAGTGGAAGAAGCTGCCATTGGACGCCCGCGCGCGGGTCCTGATGGCGGCAACGGTAGCCCCCTCGAAACCGTCGCGGTCGAACACCGCCAAACCCGCCGCCAGCAGATCCTCGCGTGCCGTGGTCATTCACCCGTCTTTCGAGTCATTGGATTGTTACTCTAGAGTACCACTCTAGAGCTGGTCAAGCGACATCGCACCGTCGGCCGCGCGTTCGGAGATATGAAGTCTTAGCGCGAGATGGGCGGCGCGGGCGGGCCGGCGGGCGCTGCCGGCGGCGATGTCGGCGCCGTGGCCGTTAGCGGTGGAGGCGTCGCAGGTGCCGGCGCCGCTGCGGAGGGGCTCGCGGCCGGCTCAGGCGCGCTCGCTGCGGAAGCTGGCGGCGCCGGCGGCACCGGATCGGGCCGAAGGGGCGTCGGCTCGCTGCCCATGCCTTCCTTGGGAGCGTCGACCTTGGCGCTGTCGGATCTGCCCTCCCGGGCCGGCGTTTCCGACTCGCCGGCGGGCTTCGCTGCCTCGTCGACGGGCTTGGTTGTCTCGTCGGCGGGCCTGGTTGCCGCGCCGGCCGGTTTGTCGCCCTCGTCCTTGAGCGCGTCGGTCCTGGCGGGATCGGTCGTGCCGGCTTCAGGCTTGGCAGTTTCAGGCTTGGCAGCTTCAGGCTTGGCAGCTTCAGATTTGGCAGCTTCAGATTTGGCGGCATCCCGGGCCGCGTCTTCCTTTGCGGCGTCGCCGCGGACGGCCTGCTCGGTTTTCGACGGCTCCTCGGCGGCAGGCCGCTTGCCGCGCCTGGCCTGCTTCTGCCTGACGCCCGATTTGCTGTCGGTGGCGGCCTGCACCGGGGCCTGCCCATCTGTAGGCCTGGCGGCATCAGGCACCGCTTGCGGCCGCGCGAGCCGCTTCGCGTCGCGGCCCGGACGCGTGCCCTCGCCTTGCGGCGTCGCGCCGTCGGCATCCGGCCGGGAGGCCTCCTGCGCAGGTGCGGCCGGCGGCTGCCGGCGGCCGAACCGGTCCGGTTGATCTGGCCTTCCGTCCTGCTTGGCGTCCTTCTTCTGGTCCTTGCCCTGATACCTGGGGTCGGCGGCCCCGTTGGATATCAGATACGAAGAGAGCACCGAGGCCATGTCGGTGCCGGTCGTATAGTGCTGGCGCAAGAAGCCCGGCAACGAGGAGGCGGACACGCTCTTCAACAGCCCACGCGGGCTCTTGTGGCAAGCGCTGCACGTGTTCGAGAATATCTGGGCGGGACTCTTGCCGGCGTCGAGATTTTCAACCGCCCACGCCACGCCTGCTATGAGGCAGCCGATCAGGAGCGTCACCGTCGCTAAACTGAGCGCTCGGCTCAACATTCCCTGCTTCTCCAGAGGTGGAATCGCTGCCGGCGTCGCATCATGTAGCCGGCGGCGGGGTCACCTTTTAGCCGATTATGACGCGAATGGAAGCGCGCTTATTGCGCATCTGCGTGATCGCCACATTCGGGAATATCCGCTTTGACTCCAACGCAGTAGCGCCACGGCATCATCATACTTATGATTTTATTGATCCATCTTTGGAACCAACCTTTCCAGAGTGCGTCGGTATAACGGTAGCTCGCTCCATTGGTGCTTTGATGGATCGGTTGTTGCGTTATTTTCTTGGCCAATTCATCCGCCGCGGCACAATGACGTTTACCGCTGCGAACGGGACCAGATTTACCTGCGGCGACGGAACCGGCCGTCCGGTGTCGGTGCGGTTCATGAACGAACGGACCCAGGTCCGGATCCTGCTCAATCCCGAACTGGCGCTCGGCGAAGCCTTCATGGACGGCAGCTTCGTGGTCGAGGACGGCTCGATCGCGGACGCGATGGAAATCCTTCTCGATCAGCCCGAAATGCTGCCGCGCTGGGCCAAGCTGCAATGGTGGCTGCGTTATTTCTTCAGACACTTCAGGCAATTCAATTGGCGCGGCCGGGCGAGAAATAACGTCGCCCATCACTACGACCTCGACGGACGGCTCTATTCCCTCTTCCTCGACGCCGACAAGCAATATAGTTGCGCCTATTTCGAAACGCCGGACACGACGCTCGACGATGCCCAGCTCGCCAAGAAACGTCACCTCGCCGCCAAGCTCCTGATCGGGCACGGCAACCGCGTGCTCGACATCGGCTCGGGCTGGGGCGGCCTTGGCCTCTATCTGGCCGAAATGACCGGCGCCGATGTCACCGGCATCACGCTGTCCTCGGAGCAATTGGCAGCCTCGAATGCCCGCGCCGCCGAAAAGAAGCTGACCGGATCGGCAAGATTCCTGCCGAGCGATTACCGCGATATTGCCGGCCGGTTCGACCGGATCGTGTCGGTCGGCATGTTCGAACATGTCGGCATCGACTTCTATGAAACCTATTTCCGGCGCTGCGCCGAACTTCTCACCGACGACGGTGTCATGGTGCTGCACTCAATCGGCCGCTCGACCGGGCCCGATGCGACGAGTCCGTGGATCACGAAATACATCTTCCCCGGCGGCTATATCCCCGCCCTTTCCGAGGTCATCCCCGCCATCGAGAAGGCGGGCCTTCTGGTCTGTGACATCGAAATCCTGAGGCTGCATTACGCGGAAACGCTGAAGGCGTGGCGCGACCGCTTCATGGCGCGGCGCGAAGAGGCCGTGCGTCTCTATGACGAGCGTTTTGCCCGCATGTGGGAATTTTATCTGGCGGCGTCGGAGATGTCGTTCCGGAAGCAGAACCTGATGAATTTCCAGATCCAGCTTGCCAAGCGACAGGGCATCGTGCCGATGACGCGCGATTACATTACGCGGGAAGAAGCACGGCTGCGCGGGATAGAACTCGGAAGGCAGCCACGGCTGCAGTTGGCGGGCGAATAGGCCGCCGCACTGGCGATGGCGTCAGTTTCGCAGGCTGTAAGCCGAGGCATCGGGCGTGCGAAACGATGCCGGACGGGCTAGTTGGGCTCGCAACGCCGCAAGCACCTGACCATCGCAGGGCACGGCGCGCAGTTCCGGGCGCGATATCTCTTCCATCGCGTCAATCAGCATCGATAGCCAGAGGCGTTGGCCGCTTGCCGATCGCCATCCCTGGATTTGCTGACCCATCGCCTGTCCTTCCGGTCCGCTACAACTGGCAACTCGAAGATCGCCGGCCCGTTCCCGATTTCGTAACCAATCCATTCTGCCGCGAAGAAAATCACACCCGATGTGATCTACTTCACAGAAGCCCCCGGCGGCCCGCCGTACACCTCCGCCATGAGCCGGCAGACCTACCCAGCCCCGTTCGATTCCGACATCAGGATCGACTACGCCTTGATCGCATTCGGCGTGGGCGCCGCCTTGTTCGCGTTCATCTACCTGCTCCTGGCTTGATCAACGCTTAAGACGCGGCTCGAAACCCTCGCCCGCGCTCGGATAGGTCTGTCCAAGTCATGGTAAGGTTCAGGC is from Bradyrhizobium sp. AZCC 2176 and encodes:
- the rpsF gene encoding 30S ribosomal protein S6; the encoded protein is MPLYEHVFLARQDASTQQVEELTTQMTGIVEGLGGKVTKTENWGVRSLTYRMNKNRKAHFVLMNIDAPSSAVTEIERQERISEDVIRYLTVRVEEHEEGPSAMMRKADRDRERDDRGGGFRGDREGGFRGDREGGGFRGDRGPRRPREDAAVEATEEE
- the rpsR gene encoding 30S ribosomal protein S18 is translated as MAEAGARRPFFRRRKTCPFTGPNAPKIDYKDSKLLMRYVSERGKIVPSRITAVSAKKQRELARAIKRSRFLGLLPYVIR
- the rplI gene encoding 50S ribosomal protein L9 yields the protein MEVILLERVVKLGQMGEVVRVKDGFARNFLLKRGKALRATADNRAKFDGMKAELEANNLKAKGEASKVAEKINGRNVIVLRQASESGQLFGSVSIRDIIASFEANGVTIDRSQVLLDAPIKTIGKHEVLIAVHPEVEATVSVTVARSADEAERINRGEDISTRQEDQDAAAEALAAAGEFFDPEAQHDDVAPAPAETEK
- a CDS encoding PaaI family thioesterase gives rise to the protein MSASTDPDFAPIAVRIRNSVGRQGFMTHIGAELSELTRGACTLAVDRRPELLQQHGLFHGGVTAFLVDNATTIAAATSRGQSALTAEYKLNLLSPAIGERLICRARVIKPGRQVAVVAADVFCVTDGVEKHTATALASIAMLDDKAAARTPSPA
- a CDS encoding TetR/AcrR family transcriptional regulator: MTTAREDLLAAGLAVFDRDGFEGATVAAIRTRARASNGSFFHFFGSKKELAGTLFLEILARYHAAVIAAVDDSCGAREGVTRLIRAHLEWVINSRREARYLFEISRSEWTEEIRGAQRAQNSRLAEAVERWRAPLVARGELLPMTSSVFFSQIIGPAQIFCRAWLSGRERTDPREQAEILIACAIRAVVASDAIHTPGETV
- a CDS encoding cyclopropane-fatty-acyl-phospholipid synthase family protein, giving the protein MDRLLRYFLGQFIRRGTMTFTAANGTRFTCGDGTGRPVSVRFMNERTQVRILLNPELALGEAFMDGSFVVEDGSIADAMEILLDQPEMLPRWAKLQWWLRYFFRHFRQFNWRGRARNNVAHHYDLDGRLYSLFLDADKQYSCAYFETPDTTLDDAQLAKKRHLAAKLLIGHGNRVLDIGSGWGGLGLYLAEMTGADVTGITLSSEQLAASNARAAEKKLTGSARFLPSDYRDIAGRFDRIVSVGMFEHVGIDFYETYFRRCAELLTDDGVMVLHSIGRSTGPDATSPWITKYIFPGGYIPALSEVIPAIEKAGLLVCDIEILRLHYAETLKAWRDRFMARREEAVRLYDERFARMWEFYLAASEMSFRKQNLMNFQIQLAKRQGIVPMTRDYITREEARLRGIELGRQPRLQLAGE